In a genomic window of Streptomyces katrae:
- the rsmA gene encoding 16S rRNA (adenine(1518)-N(6)/adenine(1519)-N(6))-dimethyltransferase RsmA, with translation MSTAEQQQPHGTPGNTEAPSDALLGPADIRELAAALGVRPTKQKGQNFVIDANTVRRIVRTAGVRPDDVVVEVGPGLGSLTLALLEAADRVVAVEIDDILAAALPATIAARMPHKKDRFALVHSDAMLVTELPGPAPTALVANLPYNVAVPVLLTMLDRFPSIERTLVMVQAEVADRLAARPGNKVYGVPSVKANWYADVKRAGAIGRNVFWPAPNVDSGLVSLVRRSEPIATSASKAEVFAVVDAAFAQRRKGLRSALAGWAGSAAAAEAALTAAGINPLARGESLTVEEFAAIAEHKPAHAQKPAL, from the coding sequence GTGAGCACCGCAGAGCAGCAGCAGCCCCACGGGACCCCCGGGAACACCGAGGCCCCTTCCGACGCCCTCCTCGGCCCGGCCGACATCCGAGAGCTGGCCGCCGCCCTCGGCGTGCGCCCGACGAAGCAGAAGGGCCAGAACTTCGTCATCGACGCCAACACGGTCCGCCGGATCGTGCGCACCGCCGGGGTCCGCCCCGACGACGTGGTCGTCGAGGTCGGCCCGGGCCTCGGCTCGCTGACGCTCGCCCTGCTGGAGGCCGCCGACCGGGTCGTCGCCGTCGAGATCGACGACATCCTGGCCGCCGCGCTGCCCGCCACCATCGCCGCCCGGATGCCGCACAAGAAGGACCGGTTCGCGCTCGTCCACTCCGACGCGATGCTGGTCACCGAGCTGCCCGGCCCCGCGCCGACCGCCCTCGTCGCGAACCTCCCCTACAACGTGGCCGTGCCGGTGCTGCTGACCATGCTCGACCGCTTCCCCAGCATCGAGCGGACCCTCGTCATGGTTCAGGCGGAGGTCGCCGACCGGCTCGCCGCCCGCCCCGGCAACAAGGTGTACGGGGTCCCCTCCGTCAAGGCGAACTGGTACGCGGACGTCAAGCGCGCCGGGGCCATCGGCCGCAACGTCTTCTGGCCCGCCCCGAACGTGGACTCCGGACTCGTCTCCCTCGTCCGCCGCTCCGAGCCGATCGCGACCAGCGCCTCCAAGGCCGAGGTCTTCGCGGTGGTCGACGCGGCGTTCGCCCAGCGGCGCAAGGGCCTGCGCTCGGCCCTGGCCGGCTGGGCCGGCTCGGCGGCCGCCGCCGAGGCCGCGCTGACCGCCGCCGGGATCAACCCGCTGGCCCGCGGCGAGTCCCTGACCGTCGAGGAGTTCGCGGCGATCGCCGAGCACAAGCCCGCCCACGCACAGAAGCCCGCGCTGTGA
- a CDS encoding resuscitation-promoting factor, translating into MAAPTGRRRAAPHPLDAAEPDAAAPGRRRRARTGAVQGAAVRDGWRRIVPQALVVAFLAGGTTAFVAADKSVHLTVDGEPRTLHTFAGNVEDLLAAEGLGVGPHDLVAPARDSSLEDGEEVVVRYGRPLSLTLDGTSRRVWTTARTVDAALRQLGVRVEGAYLSAPRTAPVPRTGLTLSVRTERGVTFMADGRERTIRTNAATVKEALDQAGITLRGEDTTSVPPDSFPRDGQTVTVLRITGTREVREERIPYETERVEDDTLFAGSEVVERAGRPGARRVTYGLRTVNGVRQPPRKIAEEVVREPVSQLVKVGTKPLPASVAGADHLDWGALAQCESGGRPSATDASGTYGGLYQFDVATWQALGGSGRPQDAPAGEQTFRAKKLYVQRGASPWPHCGRRLYR; encoded by the coding sequence CTGGCCGCCCCCACCGGCCGGCGCCGTGCCGCCCCCCACCCCCTGGACGCAGCCGAACCCGACGCCGCCGCCCCCGGCCGGCGGCGCCGTGCCCGTACCGGCGCCGTGCAGGGTGCCGCCGTCCGTGACGGCTGGCGGCGCATCGTCCCCCAGGCCCTCGTCGTGGCCTTCCTCGCCGGGGGCACCACCGCCTTCGTCGCCGCCGACAAGTCCGTCCACCTCACCGTCGACGGCGAACCCCGCACCCTCCACACCTTCGCCGGGAACGTCGAGGACCTCCTGGCCGCCGAAGGCCTCGGCGTCGGCCCGCACGACCTCGTCGCCCCCGCCCGCGACTCCTCCCTCGAGGACGGCGAAGAGGTCGTCGTCCGCTACGGCCGCCCCCTGAGCCTCACCCTCGACGGCACCAGCCGCCGCGTGTGGACCACCGCCCGCACCGTCGACGCCGCCCTGCGCCAGCTCGGCGTCCGCGTCGAGGGCGCCTACCTCTCCGCCCCCCGCACCGCCCCCGTCCCCCGCACCGGACTCACCCTCAGCGTGCGCACCGAACGCGGCGTCACCTTCATGGCCGACGGCCGCGAACGAACCATCCGCACCAACGCCGCCACCGTCAAGGAGGCCCTCGACCAGGCCGGCATCACCCTGCGCGGCGAGGACACCACCTCCGTCCCCCCGGACTCCTTCCCGCGCGACGGCCAGACCGTCACCGTCCTGCGCATCACCGGCACCCGCGAGGTCCGTGAGGAGCGCATCCCGTACGAGACCGAACGCGTCGAGGACGACACCCTGTTCGCCGGCAGCGAGGTCGTCGAGCGCGCCGGACGCCCCGGCGCGCGCCGGGTCACGTACGGGCTGCGCACCGTCAACGGGGTCCGCCAGCCCCCCCGCAAGATCGCCGAGGAGGTCGTCCGCGAGCCCGTCAGCCAGCTGGTCAAGGTCGGCACGAAGCCGCTGCCGGCCTCCGTCGCCGGCGCCGACCACCTCGACTGGGGGGCGCTGGCCCAGTGCGAGTCCGGCGGCCGGCCCTCCGCCACCGACGCCTCCGGCACCTACGGAGGCCTCTACCAGTTCGACGTGGCCACCTGGCAGGCCCTCGGCGGCAGCGGCCGCCCGCAGGACGCCCCCGCCGGGGAGCAGACGTTCCGGGCGAAGAAGCTCTACGTGCAGCGGGGGGCGAGTCCGTGGCCGCACTGCGGCCGTAGGCTTTACCGGTGA
- a CDS encoding TatD family hydrolase, with translation MSPSPSASSSAAKDAPPPLPEPLRVAVADSHTHLDMQSGTVEEGLAKAASVGVTTVVQVGCDVKGSRWAAETAAAHPNVHAAVALHPNEAPRIVLGDPDGWSRQGARAGGGEGALDDALAEIEALAALGHVKAVGETGLDYFRTGPEGMAAQERSFRAHIEIAKRQGKALVIHDRDAHADVLRVLREEGAPERTVFHCYSGDAEMARECAAAGYYMSFAGTVTFKNAAPLREALAVAPLELVLVETDAPYLTPAPYRGRPNAPYLIPLTVRAMAAVRGIDEDAMATALAANTARAFDY, from the coding sequence ATGAGCCCTAGCCCTTCCGCCTCCTCCTCCGCCGCCAAGGACGCCCCGCCCCCGCTGCCCGAACCGCTGCGGGTGGCGGTGGCCGACTCCCACACCCACCTCGACATGCAGTCCGGCACGGTCGAGGAGGGGCTGGCGAAGGCCGCCTCGGTGGGGGTGACCACGGTCGTGCAGGTGGGCTGCGACGTGAAGGGCTCGCGGTGGGCCGCCGAGACCGCGGCGGCCCACCCCAACGTCCACGCGGCGGTGGCACTGCACCCGAACGAAGCCCCCCGCATCGTCCTCGGGGACCCCGACGGCTGGTCGCGGCAGGGCGCCCGGGCCGGCGGCGGTGAGGGCGCGCTGGACGACGCACTCGCCGAGATCGAGGCACTGGCCGCCCTCGGCCACGTCAAGGCGGTCGGCGAGACCGGGCTGGACTACTTCCGCACCGGACCGGAGGGCATGGCCGCGCAGGAGCGTTCCTTCCGGGCCCACATCGAGATCGCCAAACGGCAGGGGAAGGCGCTGGTCATCCACGACCGCGACGCCCACGCCGACGTGCTGCGCGTGCTCCGCGAGGAGGGCGCGCCCGAGCGGACCGTCTTCCACTGCTACTCGGGGGACGCCGAGATGGCCCGGGAGTGCGCTGCCGCCGGGTACTACATGTCCTTCGCCGGCACGGTCACCTTCAAGAACGCGGCGCCGCTGCGCGAGGCGCTGGCGGTGGCCCCGCTGGAGCTGGTGCTGGTGGAGACGGACGCCCCGTACCTCACGCCGGCGCCCTACCGCGGGCGGCCCAACGCGCCGTACCTGATCCCGCTGACGGTGCGGGCGATGGCGGCGGTGCGCGGCATCGACGAGGACGCCATGGCCACGGCCCTCGCGGCGAACACGGCCCGCGCCTTCGACTACTGA
- the rsmI gene encoding 16S rRNA (cytidine(1402)-2'-O)-methyltransferase: protein MTADQPRGAQAPSSDGVLVLAGTPIGDLADAPPRLAAELERADVIAAEDTRRLRRLTQGLGVHTTGRVLSYFEGNESARTPELVEALEQGRRVLLVTDAGMPSVSDPGYRLVAAAVEKDIKVTAVPGPSAVLTALALSGLPVDRFCFEGFLPRKAGERLGRLREVEGERRTLVYFEAPHRLDDTLAAMAEVFGADRRAAVCRELTKTYEEVKRGGLGALAEWAAEGVRGEITIVVEGAPAAGPADLDDEELVRRVRVREEAGERRKEAIAAVAAEVGVPKREVFDAVVAAKNAAQKMP from the coding sequence GTGACAGCAGACCAGCCGCGCGGCGCCCAAGCCCCCTCCTCCGACGGTGTACTCGTCCTCGCCGGGACTCCGATCGGCGACCTGGCCGACGCCCCGCCCCGGCTCGCCGCCGAGCTGGAACGGGCCGACGTGATCGCCGCCGAGGACACCCGGCGGCTGCGCCGCCTCACCCAGGGGCTCGGTGTGCACACCACCGGACGCGTCCTGTCGTACTTCGAGGGCAACGAGTCCGCCCGCACCCCCGAGCTGGTCGAGGCCCTGGAACAGGGCCGTCGGGTGCTGCTGGTGACCGACGCCGGAATGCCCTCGGTCTCCGACCCCGGCTACCGGCTGGTCGCCGCCGCGGTGGAGAAGGACATCAAGGTCACGGCCGTGCCCGGGCCCTCCGCCGTCCTCACCGCGCTCGCGCTGTCCGGGCTCCCGGTGGACCGCTTCTGCTTCGAGGGGTTCCTGCCGCGCAAGGCGGGCGAGCGCCTCGGCCGGCTCCGCGAGGTCGAGGGCGAGCGGCGCACCCTCGTCTACTTCGAGGCCCCGCACCGGCTCGACGACACCCTGGCGGCCATGGCCGAGGTCTTCGGCGCCGACCGGCGGGCCGCCGTGTGCCGGGAGCTCACCAAGACCTACGAGGAGGTCAAGCGCGGCGGGCTCGGCGCTCTGGCCGAGTGGGCCGCCGAGGGGGTGCGCGGTGAGATCACCATCGTCGTCGAGGGCGCGCCGGCCGCCGGGCCCGCCGACCTGGACGACGAGGAGCTGGTGCGCAGGGTGCGGGTGCGCGAGGAGGCGGGGGAGCGGCGCAAGGAGGCCATCGCGGCGGTCGCCGCCGAGGTCGGAGTACCCAAGCGCGAGGTCTTCGACGCGGTGGTCGCGGCAAAGAATGCGGCACAAAAGATGCCGTAG
- a CDS encoding dolichyl-phosphate-mannose--protein mannosyltransferase, which yields MTSTATPPPSPAGAPPVPPGGRGSEHEPPVWLRRLRGFGYLPAAPAADVRTRLVPPYARPSAQLWAALGIPETARHVWQRVMAWAGPLLVTLVAGVLRFTHLGSPKAVIFDETYYAKDAWATIRQGYEASWPKDVDKSILLNPDAVPLPTDPGYVVHPPVGKWVIGLGEWMFGFNPFGWRFMTALLGTLSVLMLCRIGRRLFRSTFLGCLAGALLAVDGLHLVMSRTALLDLVLMFFILAAFGALLIDRDRARARLAAALPVDEEGRTRPDAAVAETLRLGWRPYRLLAGVCLGLAFGTKWNGLVVLAFFGVLTVLWDAAARRTAGAGAPYAAMLRRDALPGFLSTVPVAIAVYLTSWLGWILSPDDGKGGYFRDWAAKYDQNSSLAFLPEWLRSLWHYETEVYKFHVGLTSGHTYQSNPWSWLVLGRPVSYFYESPSPGTDGCPATEAGKCAREALALGTPLLWWAGCVALLYVLWRWFFRRDWRAGAIVCALGAGLLPWFNYQERTIFYFYAVVFVPYLCLAVAMMIGAVLGPAGSSERRRAIGAIGAGVLVLLIVWNFIYFWPIYTGQPLPMDSWRGRMWLDTWI from the coding sequence GTGACCAGTACCGCGACGCCGCCGCCCAGCCCCGCGGGGGCCCCGCCCGTCCCGCCGGGCGGACGCGGCTCCGAGCACGAGCCGCCCGTGTGGCTGCGCCGCCTGCGGGGGTTCGGCTACCTGCCGGCCGCACCGGCGGCCGATGTCCGTACCCGCCTCGTGCCCCCGTACGCCAGGCCGTCCGCCCAGCTGTGGGCGGCGCTCGGGATCCCGGAGACGGCGCGGCACGTCTGGCAGCGGGTCATGGCGTGGGCGGGCCCGCTGCTGGTCACGCTCGTGGCGGGGGTGCTGCGGTTCACGCACCTGGGCAGCCCGAAGGCGGTGATATTCGACGAGACGTACTACGCCAAGGACGCGTGGGCCACCATCCGGCAGGGCTACGAAGCCAGCTGGCCCAAGGATGTCGACAAGTCGATCCTGCTGAATCCCGACGCGGTGCCGCTGCCGACCGACCCCGGCTACGTCGTGCACCCGCCGGTCGGCAAATGGGTGATCGGGCTCGGCGAGTGGATGTTCGGCTTCAACCCGTTCGGCTGGCGGTTCATGACCGCACTGCTCGGCACCCTGTCCGTCCTGATGCTCTGCCGCATCGGCCGGCGCCTCTTCCGCTCCACCTTCCTCGGCTGTCTCGCGGGCGCGCTGCTCGCGGTCGACGGCCTGCACCTGGTGATGAGCCGCACCGCCCTGCTCGACCTGGTGCTGATGTTCTTCATCCTGGCCGCCTTCGGAGCGCTGCTCATCGACCGCGACCGGGCACGGGCCCGCCTCGCGGCGGCGCTCCCGGTCGACGAGGAGGGCCGCACCCGCCCGGACGCGGCCGTCGCGGAGACCCTGCGGCTGGGCTGGCGTCCGTACCGGCTGCTGGCCGGGGTCTGCCTGGGCCTGGCGTTCGGCACCAAGTGGAACGGCCTGGTGGTGCTGGCCTTCTTCGGGGTCCTGACCGTGCTGTGGGACGCGGCCGCGCGCCGCACCGCCGGCGCGGGCGCCCCGTACGCGGCCATGCTGCGCCGCGACGCGCTGCCGGGCTTCCTGTCGACGGTGCCGGTGGCGATCGCCGTGTACCTGACCTCCTGGCTCGGCTGGATCCTGAGCCCGGACGACGGCAAGGGCGGCTATTTCCGCGACTGGGCGGCCAAGTACGACCAGAACAGCTCGCTGGCCTTCCTGCCGGAGTGGCTGCGCAGCCTGTGGCACTACGAGACGGAGGTCTACAAGTTCCACGTGGGCCTGACCTCGGGCCACACCTACCAGTCCAACCCGTGGAGCTGGCTGGTCCTGGGCCGGCCGGTGTCCTACTTCTACGAGTCCCCCTCGCCCGGCACCGACGGCTGCCCGGCGACCGAGGCGGGCAAGTGCGCCCGCGAGGCGCTGGCCCTGGGCACGCCGCTGCTGTGGTGGGCGGGCTGCGTCGCGCTGCTGTACGTGCTGTGGCGGTGGTTCTTCCGGCGCGACTGGCGGGCGGGTGCGATCGTGTGCGCGCTGGGCGCCGGCCTGCTGCCCTGGTTCAACTACCAGGAGCGGACCATCTTCTACTTCTACGCGGTGGTCTTCGTCCCCTACCTGTGCCTGGCGGTGGCGATGATGATCGGGGCCGTGCTGGGGCCGGCGGGCTCCTCTGAACGGCGGCGGGCGATCGGGGCGATCGGGGCCGGCGTGCTTGTGCTGCTGATCGTCTGGAACTTCATCTATTTCTGGCCGATCTACACCGGCCAGCCCCTGCCCATGGACTCGTGGCGTGGCCGGATGTGGCTGGATACGTGGATCTGA
- a CDS encoding penicillin-binding transpeptidase domain-containing protein: MNGAAKGAIVGGVFLAMAGGAAYGVVTLVGDSGDHGGDGKNGAGGNGAVTAQRASGPVTDQETGQIAKAFLAAWASGDARTAADLTNNAQAAQPAVADFTSKALVSKAVITPGTANGTTVPFKVEAEITHEGTTKPFVYDSQLTVVRGAGSGKPLVDWQPSVIHPQLQKDERLRAGTPASPPVKAVDRHGKELTPEQFPSLRPILDALRKAYGEKAGGTPGVEVWIEPAGADAPKRTLTTLVEGKPGQLQTVLDADVQAAAEKAVAQYAEASVVAVQPSTGDVLAVANHRQDGFNAAMLGRRAPGSTMKIVTAAMLLEKGLVAADRPAACPPSATWDGKVFRNQDGFSLQGQPFSTSFARSCNTAFISLIDDVKDNGALPRVAKEAFGIGLDWKTGIPSQDGSVPVTSGSAAAAEYIGQGAIQMNPLNMASITATARTGVFRQPVLVKASLDGRTLATAPRSLAPGVSAQLVRMMRQTATSGTAAKAMAAVGGSDKGAKTGSAEVDGATAPDSWFTGFSGDVAAAAMVEGGGHGADAAGPIVARVLNAS, from the coding sequence GTGAACGGGGCGGCCAAGGGTGCCATCGTCGGCGGGGTGTTCCTCGCGATGGCCGGCGGTGCGGCGTACGGGGTGGTCACCCTCGTGGGTGACAGCGGCGACCACGGCGGTGACGGCAAGAACGGGGCGGGGGGCAACGGCGCGGTGACCGCGCAGAGGGCGAGCGGGCCCGTCACCGACCAGGAGACGGGCCAGATCGCCAAGGCGTTCCTGGCCGCGTGGGCGTCGGGCGACGCCCGGACGGCCGCCGACCTGACGAACAACGCGCAGGCGGCGCAGCCGGCGGTGGCCGATTTCACGTCCAAGGCGCTCGTCTCCAAGGCGGTCATCACGCCCGGCACCGCGAACGGCACCACCGTGCCCTTCAAGGTCGAGGCCGAGATCACCCACGAGGGGACGACCAAGCCCTTCGTCTACGACTCGCAGCTGACCGTCGTCCGCGGCGCCGGCAGCGGCAAACCGCTCGTCGACTGGCAGCCCTCGGTGATCCACCCGCAGCTGCAGAAGGACGAGCGGCTGCGCGCGGGCACCCCGGCCAGCCCGCCGGTCAAGGCCGTCGACCGCCACGGCAAGGAGCTGACGCCCGAACAGTTCCCGTCGCTGCGGCCGATTCTAGACGCGCTGCGCAAGGCGTACGGGGAGAAGGCCGGCGGCACCCCCGGCGTCGAGGTGTGGATCGAACCGGCCGGCGCCGACGCCCCCAAGCGGACCCTGACGACGCTGGTCGAGGGCAAGCCGGGGCAGTTGCAGACCGTCCTCGACGCCGACGTGCAGGCGGCGGCGGAGAAGGCGGTGGCGCAGTACGCCGAGGCCTCGGTCGTCGCGGTCCAGCCGAGCACGGGCGACGTCCTGGCGGTGGCCAACCACCGTCAGGACGGCTTCAACGCGGCGATGCTGGGCCGGCGCGCACCCGGTTCGACGATGAAGATCGTGACGGCGGCGATGCTGCTGGAGAAGGGCCTGGTGGCGGCCGACCGGCCGGCGGCGTGCCCGCCGAGCGCCACGTGGGACGGCAAGGTCTTCCGCAACCAGGACGGCTTCTCGCTCCAGGGCCAGCCCTTCTCGACCAGCTTCGCCCGGTCCTGCAACACCGCCTTCATCAGCCTGATCGACGACGTGAAGGACAACGGCGCGCTGCCGAGGGTGGCCAAGGAGGCCTTCGGCATCGGGCTGGACTGGAAGACGGGCATCCCCTCGCAGGACGGCAGCGTCCCGGTGACCTCGGGTTCGGCGGCCGCCGCCGAGTACATCGGCCAGGGCGCGATCCAGATGAACCCGCTGAACATGGCCTCCATCACGGCGACGGCCCGCACCGGGGTGTTCCGCCAGCCGGTGCTGGTCAAGGCCTCCCTGGACGGCCGCACCCTGGCGACGGCCCCGCGGTCGCTGGCGCCGGGGGTGTCGGCGCAGCTGGTGCGGATGATGCGGCAGACGGCGACGAGCGGCACGGCGGCGAAGGCGATGGCCGCGGTCGGCGGCTCCGACAAGGGCGCGAAGACCGGATCGGCGGAGGTCGACGGCGCGACGGCCCCGGACAGCTGGTTCACGGGCTTCAGCGGCGACGTGGCGGCGGCGGCCATGGTCGAGGGCGGCGGCCACGGCGCGGACGCGGCGGGCCCGATCGTGGCCCGGGTCCTCAACGCCTCCTGA
- a CDS encoding YbaK/EbsC family protein: protein MTTSTPHPLFAQALAGLGLDLAIRTFPEGTRTAADAAAAIGCELSQIVKSLIFTADGVPVLVLMDGASRVDVEAVRRQLDAAKVTRADAALVRETTGYAIGGVPPFGHRTRTRVLADRSLLRHDVVWAAAGTPHAVFPMPPRELVTHAAAELADVRERK, encoded by the coding sequence ATGACGACGAGCACCCCGCACCCCCTCTTCGCCCAGGCCCTCGCCGGACTCGGCCTCGACCTCGCCATCCGGACCTTCCCCGAAGGCACCCGCACGGCCGCCGACGCAGCCGCCGCGATCGGCTGCGAGCTCAGCCAGATCGTGAAGTCACTGATCTTCACGGCGGACGGCGTCCCGGTCCTGGTCCTCATGGACGGCGCCTCGCGCGTCGACGTAGAGGCGGTGCGGCGTCAACTGGACGCCGCGAAAGTCACCCGCGCCGACGCGGCACTCGTCCGCGAGACCACCGGCTACGCCATCGGCGGCGTCCCGCCCTTCGGCCACCGCACCCGCACCCGCGTCCTCGCGGACCGGTCCCTCCTGCGGCACGACGTCGTCTGGGCGGCGGCCGGCACCCCGCACGCCGTGTTCCCGATGCCCCCGCGCGAACTCGTCACCCACGCCGCCGCCGAGCTGGCCGACGTACGCGAGAGGAAGTGA
- a CDS encoding serine hydrolase domain-containing protein, giving the protein MNIQGVVTEGFEPVREAFARNFEALGDRGAAVTVYRDGRKIVDLWGGTKDANGTEPWAEDTATIVRSATKGVAAAVPLLLHQRGLLDLDAPVSSYWPEFKAGGKERTLVRHLLAHQAGVPALDRGLTVAEAADGVSGARAVAAQRAFWEPGSAHGYHAQTFSWLVSELVLRVTGRSVGGILAEEMAEPLGLDFWIGLPEGEAHRVGRVAPVEPPSSAGLLKTRPRRNVSEAYADPDSLTRRAFAAIDPQPDENDPVYQAAELPGSAGIGTARALARFYAATIGVVEDGARIFTPATTALAGTEFAAGPDRVLVVGTRFGPGYMLHGPASPLLSPASFGHPGRGGSLAFADPEAGIGFGYVTNAHAKSVTADPRAQALVRALRGCL; this is encoded by the coding sequence GTGAACATCCAGGGTGTGGTGACCGAGGGCTTCGAGCCCGTACGCGAGGCCTTCGCGCGCAATTTCGAGGCCCTCGGCGACCGGGGCGCGGCCGTGACCGTGTACCGCGACGGCCGCAAGATCGTCGATCTGTGGGGCGGCACGAAGGACGCGAACGGCACCGAGCCGTGGGCCGAGGACACCGCGACGATCGTGCGGTCGGCGACCAAGGGGGTGGCCGCGGCGGTACCCCTGCTGCTGCACCAGCGCGGACTGCTGGACCTGGACGCGCCCGTGAGCTCGTACTGGCCGGAGTTCAAGGCGGGCGGCAAAGAGCGGACCCTGGTCCGCCATCTGCTCGCGCACCAGGCCGGCGTGCCCGCGCTGGACCGGGGGCTGACGGTGGCGGAGGCCGCGGACGGGGTGTCCGGGGCGCGGGCCGTCGCCGCGCAGCGGGCGTTCTGGGAGCCCGGCAGCGCGCACGGCTACCACGCGCAGACCTTCAGCTGGCTGGTGTCCGAGCTGGTGCTGCGGGTCACGGGGCGCAGCGTCGGCGGGATCCTGGCCGAGGAGATGGCCGAGCCGCTGGGGCTGGACTTCTGGATCGGCCTGCCGGAGGGCGAGGCGCACCGGGTGGGCCGGGTGGCGCCGGTCGAGCCTCCGTCGAGTGCGGGGCTGCTGAAGACGCGGCCGAGGAGAAACGTTTCGGAGGCGTACGCCGACCCGGATTCCCTGACCCGCCGCGCTTTCGCCGCCATCGATCCGCAGCCCGACGAGAACGACCCGGTCTACCAGGCCGCGGAGCTCCCGGGCTCGGCCGGAATCGGCACGGCGCGTGCTCTGGCCCGCTTCTACGCCGCGACGATCGGCGTGGTGGAGGACGGGGCCCGTATCTTCACCCCCGCGACCACCGCGCTGGCCGGCACGGAGTTCGCCGCGGGCCCCGACCGGGTGCTGGTCGTCGGCACCCGGTTCGGGCCGGGCTACATGCTGCACGGGCCGGCGTCCCCGCTCCTGTCCCCGGCCTCCTTCGGCCATCCGGGCCGCGGCGGGTCGCTGGCCTTCGCGGACCCGGAGGCGGGCATCGGGTTCGGTTACGTCACCAACGCGCACGCCAAGTCGGTGACCGCCGATCCGCGCGCGCAGGCGCTGGTGCGCGCGCTGCGCGGCTGCCTGTAG
- a CDS encoding energy-coupling factor ABC transporter ATP-binding protein, with translation MDAVNAPSASPASSAPADIAHAPSLEVSGVAYAYPDGHQALFGVDLTVGRGERVALLGPNGAGKTTLVLHLNGILGGGVGSVTVAGLPVEKRNLAEIRRRVGIVFQDPDDQLFMPTVREDVAFGPAAAGLRGAELETRVREALEQVGMAGFADRPPHHLSFGQRRRVAVATVLAMRPEILVLDEPSSNLDPASRRELADILRSLDVTVLMVTHDLPYALELCPRSVILSEGVIAADGRTRDLLCDEELMGAHRLELPFGFDPRSVAAA, from the coding sequence ATGGACGCTGTGAACGCTCCCTCCGCCTCTCCTGCCTCTTCCGCGCCCGCTGACATCGCTCACGCGCCTTCGCTGGAGGTGTCCGGGGTCGCATACGCCTACCCGGACGGGCACCAGGCGCTCTTCGGTGTCGACCTCACGGTCGGGCGCGGCGAGCGCGTCGCCCTGCTCGGACCCAACGGCGCCGGGAAGACCACCCTGGTCCTGCACCTCAACGGCATCCTGGGCGGCGGCGTCGGCTCCGTCACCGTCGCAGGGCTGCCCGTGGAGAAGCGCAACCTCGCCGAGATCCGGCGGCGGGTCGGGATCGTCTTCCAGGACCCCGACGACCAGCTGTTCATGCCGACCGTGCGCGAGGACGTGGCCTTCGGCCCCGCGGCCGCGGGCCTGCGCGGCGCCGAACTGGAGACGCGGGTCCGCGAGGCCCTCGAACAGGTCGGCATGGCCGGCTTCGCCGACCGCCCGCCGCACCACCTGTCCTTCGGACAGCGCCGCCGGGTGGCGGTGGCGACCGTACTGGCCATGCGGCCCGAGATCCTCGTCCTGGACGAGCCCTCCTCCAACCTCGACCCCGCCTCGCGGCGCGAGCTGGCCGACATCCTGCGCTCGCTGGACGTCACCGTGCTGATGGTGACGCACGACCTGCCGTACGCCCTGGAGCTCTGCCCGCGCTCGGTGATCCTCAGCGAGGGGGTCATCGCGGCCGACGGACGCACCCGGGACCTGCTGTGCGACGAGGAGCTGATGGGGGCGCACCGGCTGGAGCTGCCGTTCGGGTTCGACCCGCGTTCGGTGGCCGCGGCATAA
- the cbiQ gene encoding cobalt ECF transporter T component CbiQ, producing the protein MGAGHAHKLYRHGHSPVHELPPHCKIAATAAFVIVVVSTPREAMWAFALYAVLVAAVAAAARIPAGFLLRRLLIEVPFVLFAVLMPFVSQGERVEVLGMSLSVSGLWGAWNVLAKGTLGVAASVLLASTTELRALLLGLQRLKLPPLLVQIASFMIRYGDVITDELRRMSIARRSRGFEARGIQHWGVLAKTAGALFIRSYERGERVYLAMVSRGYAGSMPVIDDVTATRAQWAYSAVLPVTALAVCLMGWTL; encoded by the coding sequence ATGGGCGCCGGTCACGCACACAAGCTCTACCGGCACGGGCACTCGCCCGTGCACGAGCTGCCGCCGCACTGCAAGATCGCTGCTACCGCCGCGTTCGTGATTGTCGTCGTGTCGACACCGCGCGAGGCGATGTGGGCCTTCGCCCTGTACGCCGTCCTCGTCGCGGCGGTCGCGGCCGCGGCCCGGATCCCCGCGGGGTTCCTGCTGCGGCGGCTGCTGATCGAGGTGCCGTTCGTGCTGTTCGCCGTGCTCATGCCCTTCGTGTCGCAGGGCGAGCGGGTGGAGGTGCTCGGCATGTCGCTGAGCGTCTCCGGGCTGTGGGGCGCCTGGAACGTGCTCGCCAAGGGCACTCTCGGCGTCGCCGCCTCCGTGCTGCTGGCCTCGACCACCGAACTGCGCGCGCTGCTGCTGGGCCTGCAGCGGCTGAAGCTCCCGCCGCTGCTCGTGCAGATCGCCTCCTTCATGATCCGGTACGGGGACGTCATCACCGACGAGCTGCGCCGGATGTCCATCGCCCGGCGCTCGCGCGGCTTCGAGGCGCGCGGGATCCAGCACTGGGGGGTGCTCGCCAAGACCGCGGGCGCCCTCTTCATCCGCTCCTACGAGCGCGGCGAGCGGGTCTACCTCGCGATGGTCAGCCGCGGCTACGCCGGCTCCATGCCGGTGATCGACGACGTGACGGCCACCCGCGCCCAGTGGGCGTACTCGGCCGTGCTCCCGGTGACGGCGCTCGCCGTCTGTCTGATGGGATGGACGCTGTGA